Proteins from one Hemiscyllium ocellatum isolate sHemOce1 chromosome 8, sHemOce1.pat.X.cur, whole genome shotgun sequence genomic window:
- the LOC132818045 gene encoding EEF1A lysine methyltransferase 3-like — MTTASCSQNSNDDDIMDKIQPSTYYMNQNNFAFCGYCLKIARNTSANQGVSAYVWDAGVALCRYFEKENISFTGQKVIELGSGTGIVGLLATLLGGNVTFTDQPNALQQIEHNIAINIPAACRHRINVRPLIWGEDHIRFTNEYDFILGSDLVYSSASYSSLIRTLHYLAHPDTIIYLASAFRKGNGSLSFHDVLLPMYFKCLVVDKLADKDITVYKMTKIGRGPEDWFLT, encoded by the exons ATGACCACCGCCAGCTGCTCGCAGAATTCCAACGACGACGACATCATGGACAAGATTCAGCCCTCGACCTATTACATGAATCAGAACAACTTCGCCTTCTGCGGCTACTGCTTAAAAATCGCTCGGAACACGAGCGCTAACCAGGGTGTGTCTGCTTATGTCTGGGACGCA GGTGTTGCTCTTTGCCGTTACTTTGAGAAGGAGAACATTAGTTTCACTGGGCAGAAAGTGATTGAGCTGGGATCGGGCACTGGAATAGTGGGACTTCTAGCAACATTGCTAG GTGGAAATGTTACCTTTACAGATCAGCCGAACGCACTGCAACAAATAGAACACAACATCGCCATCAACATCCCTGCTGCCTGTAGACACCGTATAAATGTCCGCCCCCTGATTTGGGGTGAAGACCACATTAGATTTACCAACGAGTATGACTTCATTCTGGGTTCGGATCTTGTTTACAGCTCAGCTTCGTACTcctcattgatcagaacattgcaTTATCTCGCTCATCCAGATACCATCATCTACCTGGCTTCCGCATTCCGAAAAGGAAATGGCTCCCTATCTTTTCATGACGTGCTTTTACCTATGTACTTTAAATGCTTGGTTGTTGACAAGTTAGCGGACAAGGATATTACTGTGTACAAAATGACCAAAATCGGAAGAGGTCCTGAGGACTGGTTCCTAACGTAA